The following are encoded in a window of Mustela nigripes isolate SB6536 chromosome 1, MUSNIG.SB6536, whole genome shotgun sequence genomic DNA:
- the LOC132010408 gene encoding olfactory receptor 4C11-like, producing the protein MQKISNVTEFILLGLTQDPMKRKIVFVIFFIFYVGTMVGNLLIIVTIKSSRTLGSPMYFFLFYLSLVDACFSTSIAPRLIVDSLSAQRTITYNECMTQVFALHFFGTMEVFVLILMAIDRYVAICKPLHYSTIMSQQFCTILIIIAWLGAFFHSIAEILLALKLPFCGPNLIDHYCCDLQPLLKLACMDTYLINLEWVSNSGTVCTGSFMILMISYIIILHSLRNHSAEGRKKALSTCISHIIVVILFFGPCTFIYARPPTTFPMDKMVTVFYTIGTPFLNPFIYTLRNAEVKNAMRKLWRITTTSESKR; encoded by the coding sequence ATGCAAAAAATTAGCAATGTAACTGAGTTCATACTGCTAGGATTGACCCAAGATCCTATGAAAAGGAAGATAGTATTTGtaatcttcttcattttttatgtgGGAACCATGGTAGGGAATTTGCTGATTATTGTGACCATCAAGTCCAGCCGGACACTTGGGAgccccatgtactttttcctattttatttgtcTCTTGTTGATGCCTGCTTTTCAACTTCCATAGCCCCCAGACTAATTGTGGATTCACTCTCTGCACAAAGAACCATAACTTACAATGAGTGCATGACTCAAGTCTTTGCACTACATTTCTTTGGCACAATGGAGGTCTTTGTTCTCATCCTCATGGCTATTGATCGCTATGTGGCCATTTGTAAGCCCTTACATTACTCAACCATCATGAGTCAGCAGTTCTGTACCATCCTGATTATTATTGCATGGTTAGGGGCTTTTTTTCATTCCATCGCTGAGATATTGCTAGCCTTGAAATTGCCTTTCTGTGGACCCAATTTGATTGATCATTACTGCTGTGATTTGCAGCCCTTGCTGAAACTTGCATGCATGGACACCTATCTGATCAATCTAGAATGGGTGTCTAACAGTGGGACTGTTTGCACAGGCAGTTTTATGATCCTGATGATTTCATACATTATCATCTTGCATTCACTGAGAAACCACAGtgcagaagggaggaaaaaagctcTCTCCACTTGCATTTCTCACATCATTGTAGTAATCTTATTCTTTGGTCCATGTACATTCATATATGCACGCCCCCCAACCACTTTCCCTATGGACAAGATGGTGACTGTATTTTATACTATTGGGACCCCTTTTCTCAACCCATTCATCTACACACTGAGGAATGCAGAAGTGAAAAATGCCATGAGAAAGCTATGGCGTATCACAACTACCTCAGAAAGCAAGAGATGA